A genome region from Thermococcus gorgonarius includes the following:
- a CDS encoding TATA-box-binding protein produces MVDMSKVKLRIENIVASVDLFAQLNLEKVIEICPNSKYNPEEFPGIICRFDDPKVALLIFSSGKLVVTGAKSVDDIKRGVNKLIELLSKKVGTKFTKPPQIDIQNMVFSGDIGMEFNLDAVALSLPNCEYEPEQFPGVIYRVKDPKAVILLFSSGKIVCSGAKSENDAWEAVKKLIRELEKYGLIEEEEEW; encoded by the coding sequence TTGGTGGACATGAGCAAGGTCAAACTAAGGATTGAGAATATAGTCGCTTCTGTTGATTTGTTCGCCCAGCTGAACCTTGAAAAGGTTATAGAGATCTGCCCCAACTCCAAGTACAACCCCGAGGAGTTCCCGGGGATAATCTGCCGTTTTGATGACCCCAAGGTCGCTTTGCTGATATTCAGCTCAGGCAAGCTTGTCGTTACGGGGGCAAAAAGTGTTGACGACATAAAGAGAGGTGTCAACAAGCTTATAGAGCTGCTCTCGAAGAAGGTTGGCACAAAATTCACAAAACCACCCCAGATAGACATCCAGAACATGGTGTTTAGTGGCGACATAGGAATGGAGTTCAACCTCGATGCAGTCGCCCTAAGCCTACCGAACTGTGAATACGAACCGGAGCAGTTCCCGGGAGTTATATACCGCGTAAAGGATCCGAAAGCAGTAATCCTGCTGTTCTCATCAGGTAAGATAGTCTGTTCCGGTGCCAAAAGCGAAAACGATGCATGGGAAGCAGTCAAGAAGCTCATACGCGAGCTCGAGAAATACGGCCTCATAGAAGAGGAAGAGGAATGGTAA
- a CDS encoding polysaccharide deacetylase family protein produces MIVSITFDVEHDCPPYLTTTRGMEEGLPKLLDLMAEKRIRATFFFTAEMAKRFPELVKRVIDEGHELGSHTYNHERLDKLTKEEGAKIIEKSLKILREFGDVVSFRAPNLQFPDYYYEILEKNGVLIDSSKANYKGYRGGVKFFGNVLEVPASTTSSVIRLPWRLQRIIHSRLKEPRVYFAHPWEFVPMQREKIRWDCRFNTGDKAIELLGMLIDHYKSQGAMFLTMREYYDLYGNLKRE; encoded by the coding sequence ATGATCGTTTCAATAACCTTCGATGTGGAGCACGACTGCCCGCCGTACCTAACAACAACGAGGGGAATGGAGGAGGGCCTCCCGAAGCTCCTCGACCTTATGGCGGAAAAGAGGATAAGGGCTACCTTCTTCTTCACGGCGGAGATGGCGAAGCGCTTTCCCGAGCTGGTGAAACGGGTTATTGACGAGGGGCATGAGCTCGGGAGCCACACCTACAACCACGAGAGGCTTGACAAGCTGACAAAGGAGGAGGGGGCAAAAATAATAGAGAAGTCCCTCAAAATTCTCAGGGAATTTGGCGATGTAGTCTCTTTCCGCGCACCAAACCTGCAGTTCCCCGACTACTACTATGAAATCCTTGAGAAGAACGGTGTCCTTATTGACTCCTCTAAGGCTAACTACAAAGGTTACAGGGGGGGTGTGAAGTTCTTCGGGAACGTTCTGGAGGTTCCAGCCTCCACGACCAGCTCCGTGATAAGGCTCCCCTGGAGGCTCCAGAGGATAATCCACTCCCGCCTCAAGGAGCCCAGGGTTTACTTCGCCCACCCCTGGGAGTTTGTGCCGATGCAAAGGGAGAAGATACGGTGGGACTGCCGCTTTAACACGGGTGACAAGGCCATCGAACTCCTCGGAATGCTCATAGACCACTACAAGTCCCAGGGTGCAATGTTCCTTACAATGCGCGAGTACTACGATCTCTACGGAAACCTTAAACGTGAATGA
- a CDS encoding SDH family Clp fold serine proteinase: MDPLSGFLGSLLWWLFFLYLLMWPQLQFRALQAARARLMAQLARKRNSTVIAMIHRQESIGLFGIPVYKFISIEDSEEILRAIRMAPKDKPIDLIIHTPGGLVLAATQIAKALKEHPAETRVIVPHYAMSGGTLIALAADKIIMDPHAVLGPVDPQLGQYPAPSILRAVEKKGPEKVDDQTLILADVAEKAIKQVRDFVYSLLKDKYGEEKARELAQILTEGRWTHDYPITVDHARELGLHVETDVPEEVYALMELYKQPVKQRGTVEFMPYPVRQEGKK; encoded by the coding sequence ATGGACCCCCTTAGCGGATTTTTAGGTTCTTTGCTGTGGTGGCTGTTCTTCCTCTACCTGCTGATGTGGCCCCAGCTCCAGTTCAGGGCACTCCAGGCGGCAAGGGCAAGGCTCATGGCTCAGCTCGCCAGAAAGAGGAACTCCACGGTAATAGCCATGATCCACAGGCAGGAGAGCATAGGACTCTTTGGCATACCCGTTTACAAGTTCATAAGCATCGAGGACAGCGAGGAGATCCTAAGGGCGATAAGGATGGCACCGAAGGACAAGCCCATCGATCTGATAATCCACACACCGGGCGGACTCGTTCTTGCTGCAACCCAGATTGCCAAGGCCCTGAAGGAACACCCCGCCGAGACCCGCGTCATAGTTCCCCACTACGCGATGAGCGGAGGAACCCTGATTGCCCTAGCGGCCGACAAGATCATAATGGATCCGCACGCGGTTCTTGGTCCCGTTGACCCACAGCTTGGACAGTACCCCGCTCCAAGCATACTCAGGGCGGTCGAAAAGAAGGGCCCGGAGAAGGTGGACGACCAGACGCTTATCCTTGCTGACGTCGCGGAAAAGGCGATAAAACAGGTCAGAGACTTCGTTTACAGCCTCCTTAAGGATAAATACGGCGAGGAAAAGGCCAGGGAACTGGCCCAGATACTCACCGAGGGCAGATGGACCCACGACTACCCGATAACCGTTGACCACGCCAGGGAACTGGGCCTCCACGTTGAGACAGATGTCCCGGAGGAAGTTTATGCCCTCATGGAGCTCTACAAGCAGCCGGTCAAACAGAGGGGCACCGTGGAGTTCATGCCTTACCCCGTAAGGCAGGAGGGCAAAAAGTGA
- the amrS gene encoding AmmeMemoRadiSam system radical SAM enzyme: MREAMYWEPLERGKVRCKLCPLNCIINEGKRGSCRVRKNIGGTLYTLNYGKVSSIAADPVEKKPLFHFWPGSCALSIATVGCNMHCKHCQNWEISQADESFPYLHDMSPEMVVAIAKRYGCESIAYTYNEPTIWYEFVLDTAKLASEEGIYNLLITNGYINEEPFRELAPYIDAMNIDIKAFSDEFYMKISSVPSGEPSKRTAVIAKKEFGIHVELTYLIIPTLNDKEEEIRAFARWVVEELGDDTPVHFSRFFPHYRLTHLPPTPLETIEMAYRVAKEEGLKFVYIGNVPGHPGENTYCPRCGKPLIVRWGFEITEYNLTDDGRCKYCGEKIPIIGTYRKRHYPGMWW, from the coding sequence ATGAGAGAGGCCATGTACTGGGAGCCGCTTGAGAGAGGAAAGGTCCGCTGTAAACTCTGCCCCCTCAACTGCATAATCAACGAGGGAAAGCGCGGCTCCTGCAGGGTTAGGAAGAACATAGGCGGGACGCTCTACACGCTCAACTACGGCAAGGTTTCTTCCATCGCTGCTGATCCCGTTGAGAAGAAGCCGCTCTTTCACTTCTGGCCGGGTTCGTGTGCCCTCTCTATAGCCACCGTTGGATGCAACATGCACTGCAAGCACTGCCAGAACTGGGAGATAAGCCAGGCGGATGAGAGCTTTCCCTACCTCCACGATATGAGTCCAGAGATGGTAGTCGCTATAGCTAAGCGCTACGGCTGCGAGAGCATAGCCTACACCTACAACGAGCCGACGATATGGTACGAGTTCGTTCTCGACACCGCGAAGCTCGCCAGTGAGGAGGGGATATACAACCTCCTCATAACCAACGGCTACATCAACGAAGAACCATTTAGGGAGCTGGCTCCATACATCGACGCCATGAACATAGATATCAAGGCCTTCAGCGACGAGTTCTACATGAAGATATCCAGCGTTCCCAGCGGAGAACCCAGTAAAAGAACCGCTGTAATAGCGAAGAAGGAATTTGGAATCCACGTCGAGCTGACCTACCTTATAATCCCGACGCTCAACGACAAGGAGGAGGAAATCAGGGCCTTCGCCCGCTGGGTGGTTGAAGAGCTCGGCGACGATACTCCAGTTCACTTCTCGCGCTTCTTCCCGCACTACAGGCTGACACACCTCCCCCCAACGCCGCTTGAGACGATTGAAATGGCATACCGGGTCGCTAAGGAGGAAGGCCTGAAGTTCGTCTACATCGGTAACGTTCCGGGCCACCCCGGTGAGAACACCTACTGCCCGAGGTGTGGCAAACCTTTAATAGTCCGCTGGGGCTTTGAGATAACCGAGTACAACCTTACCGATGATGGAAGGTGCAAGTACTGCGGTGAGAAGATTCCCATCATCGGAACTTACCGTAAGAGGCACTATCCCGGCATGTGGTGGTGA
- a CDS encoding lysylphosphatidylglycerol synthase transmembrane domain-containing protein encodes MPGSVLGDGHEYLTLLGRVSVLYLLLAIFVYYFSVLIYAFRWKLILGGIGKDVPFLELVKSILASIFMNNVTPMSRSGGEVLRIAWISRKGKIPVGLSAMSVVYERILETIPVFVLFLVGMLYFSSIPGLLFVLGVLGIALVWIRWEDFVRISLRVFRTSVSYEEMERIVSLKRCHNVTLGGILLSSAIWILDVLRLKLITLAFGLHLSISILVVVSIANLLLGLVALTPGGVGIIEGGLVGTLAYFGLPLAMAVSVTLLERFVSYVLSTVVGFFVLVTSGGREIWRALKSP; translated from the coding sequence ATGCCTGGGAGTGTTCTGGGAGACGGTCATGAGTACCTCACGCTTCTCGGGCGCGTTTCCGTCCTGTACCTGTTACTCGCGATCTTCGTTTACTACTTCAGCGTTCTAATTTACGCCTTCCGCTGGAAACTGATTCTTGGAGGCATTGGAAAGGACGTCCCGTTCCTCGAACTGGTCAAATCAATCCTTGCGTCGATATTTATGAACAACGTAACCCCCATGAGCCGCAGCGGCGGTGAAGTTCTCAGGATAGCCTGGATAAGCCGGAAAGGAAAGATTCCCGTTGGACTTTCCGCCATGAGCGTTGTGTACGAGCGCATCCTGGAGACCATACCGGTTTTTGTTCTCTTCCTCGTGGGTATGCTCTACTTCTCCTCGATACCAGGCTTACTCTTCGTTCTGGGCGTCCTTGGGATCGCCCTCGTATGGATCAGGTGGGAGGACTTTGTAAGGATCTCGCTCAGGGTGTTCAGGACTTCAGTGAGCTATGAGGAGATGGAGCGGATAGTGTCCCTCAAAAGGTGCCACAACGTAACCCTCGGGGGGATCCTCCTTAGCTCGGCCATATGGATCCTCGATGTACTCAGGCTTAAGCTCATAACTCTCGCTTTCGGGCTCCATCTCAGTATATCCATCCTGGTTGTCGTCTCAATAGCCAACCTCCTCCTTGGCCTTGTTGCGCTGACCCCGGGAGGAGTCGGCATCATAGAGGGTGGCCTGGTTGGTACTCTGGCGTACTTTGGCCTCCCCCTGGCCATGGCAGTCTCGGTGACTCTTCTGGAACGTTTCGTGTCCTACGTGCTCAGCACGGTCGTAGGTTTCTTTGTACTCGTGACCTCGGGGGGAAGGGAAATATGGAGAGCCTTAAAATCGCCATAG
- a CDS encoding nucleotide pyrophosphohydrolase: MELQKEVDELIKTLGGYWGPFEMLAALVEEVGELADVMLAVEGVKGSAKREELEEELGDVLFALSCIANYYGIDLEEALKKTVEKYRSRDLAD, translated from the coding sequence ATGGAGCTCCAGAAGGAGGTAGACGAACTTATAAAAACTCTCGGCGGCTATTGGGGACCCTTTGAGATGCTGGCTGCCCTTGTTGAGGAAGTCGGCGAGCTGGCAGACGTTATGCTGGCAGTGGAGGGCGTCAAGGGGAGCGCCAAAAGGGAGGAGCTTGAGGAAGAACTAGGCGATGTCCTCTTCGCCCTTTCCTGCATCGCCAACTACTATGGTATAGACTTGGAGGAGGCGCTCAAGAAAACCGTCGAGAAGTACCGTTCTAGGGATCTCGCGGATTGA
- a CDS encoding glycosyltransferase family 4 protein translates to MESLKIAIASDWFFPKIGGIETHMDELARNLLKAGHEPYVITHDYRYLGPMDDEFPYPVVRFRSSIYLKKHHISLGPSQLWKINQFYKEVHFDITHVHSIYSPFSIAVANLSRGIRDVPVVATNHSFYGNPKADPIIGPLLRHYLRRVDSFIAVSKPVARDTKRLLGKGLNGRPVFVVPNGIDVEKWRPPEPEEREKARRKLGLSDEIVLFYTGRMTKRKQAHRLPFIISRALKSSGISKDRIKLIAVGNGEMRAEFEENLRKTALGSRTKVFDFLPREKLLEFYWAADVVLMPGILEAFSIVGLEALATGRMVVGRNGSGLSDLILDGTTGFLGDSEEEVAQKLGKVLTNPELIEKMGREARKRVIKEFSWEVVLKKILDVYRMTIDLADGSDKRYLLYKLWRRVKG, encoded by the coding sequence ATGGAGAGCCTTAAAATCGCCATAGCCAGCGACTGGTTTTTTCCTAAAATCGGTGGGATCGAGACTCACATGGATGAGCTCGCCCGCAACCTGTTAAAAGCCGGGCACGAGCCCTACGTCATTACCCATGACTACCGCTACCTTGGCCCGATGGACGATGAGTTCCCCTATCCCGTGGTCAGGTTCCGCTCCTCCATATACCTGAAGAAACACCACATAAGCCTCGGCCCCTCCCAGCTCTGGAAGATAAACCAGTTCTACAAGGAGGTTCACTTTGATATAACCCACGTTCACAGCATATACTCCCCCTTCTCGATAGCGGTGGCGAACCTGTCCAGGGGCATTCGCGACGTGCCCGTCGTCGCTACCAACCACTCCTTCTACGGAAATCCCAAGGCCGATCCTATAATAGGCCCCCTGCTCAGGCATTACCTCAGACGTGTGGATTCCTTCATTGCCGTGAGTAAACCCGTCGCGAGGGACACGAAGCGGCTGCTCGGGAAGGGGTTGAACGGCAGGCCCGTGTTCGTTGTTCCAAACGGTATCGACGTCGAGAAGTGGCGCCCACCAGAACCGGAGGAGAGGGAGAAAGCAAGGAGAAAACTTGGGCTTTCCGACGAGATAGTTCTTTTTTACACCGGCAGAATGACGAAGAGAAAACAGGCCCACAGGCTGCCTTTCATAATATCCCGGGCTCTAAAGAGCTCAGGGATTTCAAAGGATCGGATAAAGCTCATAGCGGTTGGCAACGGTGAGATGAGAGCGGAGTTCGAGGAGAACCTCAGAAAGACCGCTCTGGGCTCCCGTACGAAAGTCTTTGATTTCCTCCCCCGCGAGAAGCTGTTGGAGTTCTACTGGGCGGCCGACGTGGTTTTGATGCCCGGAATCCTGGAGGCCTTTTCGATAGTCGGTCTTGAAGCCCTGGCAACTGGAAGGATGGTAGTTGGCAGGAATGGGAGCGGCCTCTCAGACCTTATACTGGATGGAACAACCGGTTTCCTAGGAGACAGCGAGGAGGAAGTGGCTCAGAAGCTTGGAAAAGTTCTTACAAATCCGGAGCTCATTGAGAAAATGGGCAGAGAAGCCAGGAAACGCGTTATCAAGGAGTTCTCATGGGAGGTAGTTTTGAAGAAGATCCTTGACGTTTACAGGATGACCATTGATCTGGCCGATGGAAGCGACAAGAGGTACCTCCTGTACAAGCTATGGAGGAGGGTCAAAGGATGA